DNA from Streptomyces luteogriseus:
AGCGCGGCACCAGGGCGACGCCCGCGTCGGACGAGGCCAGGGCGACGACCGCGCGGAAGTCGTCCGAGGAGTGCTCCATGCGGGGCTGGAAACCGGCGTTCTCGCAGGCCAGGATCACCACGTCATGGCAGGGGTTGCCGGGGTACGGGCCGATCCACGCGTCCTTGGCCAGTTGGGCGAGCGGCACCTCGGCCGCGCCGGCCAGGCGGTGGGTGACCGGGACGACCGCGTCGAAGGGCTCGGCGTACAGCGGTACGTGGGTCAGTCGCGGGTCGTCGGCGGGCGGGGCCCCGCGGTACTCGACGGCGACGGCGACGTCGACCTGCCGGTCCAGCACCATCGGCAGGCTGGCGTCGCCCTCGGCGTCCTGGACGCGGATGCGGATCCCGGGCGCCGAGCGGGCGAGAGCGGCCACGGCGGGCGCGACGACGAGGGCGATGCCGGTGGCGAAGGAGGCGACCGTGACGGTGCCGGCCTCGCCGGAGCTGTACGCGGCGAGCTCGGCCTCGGCCCGCTCCAGCTGGGCGAGGACCGCGTTGGTGTGGTTGAGCAGGATCTCGCCGGCGGGGGTGAGCCGTACGCCCTTGGCGCCGCGCTCGACGAGCCGGTGGCCGGTCTCCTGCTCCAGGGCGGCAAGCTGCTGGGAGACGGCCGACGGGGTGAGATACAGCGCGGCGGCAGC
Protein-coding regions in this window:
- a CDS encoding LysR family transcriptional regulator, which gives rise to MIEARRLHILRAVADHRTVTAAAAALYLTPSAVSQQLAALEQETGHRLVERGAKGVRLTPAGEILLNHTNAVLAQLERAEAELAAYSSGEAGTVTVASFATGIALVVAPAVAALARSAPGIRIRVQDAEGDASLPMVLDRQVDVAVAVEYRGAPPADDPRLTHVPLYAEPFDAVVPVTHRLAGAAEVPLAQLAKDAWIGPYPGNPCHDVVILACENAGFQPRMEHSSDDFRAVVALASSDAGVALVPRSALRGMDLTGVVVRPVDATPPTRRVFAAVRRGAEEHPLIRPVLDALGAAARL